One region of Pseudoalteromonas piscicida genomic DNA includes:
- the nudB gene encoding dihydroneopterin triphosphate diphosphatase, producing the protein MSALRKPVSVLVVIYNEHNEFLLLQRADDKHFWQSVTGGVDPGETPIATAYRELKEETGIDAAALGITIHSHNKTNQYTIRPQWRHRYELGVTVNTEHVFSVQVPSGISVVLAEDEHTDFIWLDKTHACERVWSPSNRQEIELIGV; encoded by the coding sequence ATGTCGGCACTACGCAAACCCGTTTCAGTATTGGTCGTGATATATAACGAGCATAATGAATTTTTGCTGTTACAAAGAGCAGACGATAAGCACTTTTGGCAATCGGTAACTGGAGGGGTTGATCCCGGTGAAACTCCTATCGCCACGGCGTATAGAGAGTTAAAAGAAGAGACCGGCATCGACGCCGCTGCGCTTGGGATCACCATCCACTCGCATAATAAAACGAATCAATACACGATAAGACCACAGTGGCGCCATCGCTATGAGCTGGGTGTGACCGTGAACACTGAGCACGTTTTTAGTGTCCAAGTACCGTCAGGGATCAGTGTGGTACTTGCTGAAGATGAACACACGGACTTTATCTGGCTTGACAAAACACACGCTTGTGAACGCGTCTGGTCTCCAAGCAATCGACAGGAAATAGAACTTATAGGAGTATGA
- a CDS encoding alanine racemase: MFTTLGSLQTPCLVVDKIAFLHNLSRMEKYLDAFNVALRPHLKTVKSIAAASYILADKQTGCAVSTLKEAETFAAQGYTNITYAVGITEDKLQRVLALINQGVNLTILLDSMEQAMFVSQFCSENECKIPCLIEIDCDGHRAGLSPKNKEIVTIATILESGGLYRGLLTHAGGSYTCNTTEQLIQFAEKERSAVVAAASMLEEAGITTTVLSIGSTPTALSTQNLDGITEVRAGVYTFFDLVMAGIGICDIEDIALSVLTRVTGIKRSENKLFIDAGWMALSRDRGTASQAFDCGYGLVCDQEGNLLPGLKVTSANQEHGIIECEPGFTLPDMKHGDLLRILPNHACATAAQHSGYHVLSHDDIEFWPRFGGGDTPLLTTLFWCTALLRPQ, encoded by the coding sequence ATGTTTACGACATTAGGATCTTTACAAACACCATGTTTAGTTGTTGATAAAATTGCTTTTTTACATAACCTTTCGCGTATGGAAAAGTATCTTGATGCTTTTAATGTAGCCCTTCGCCCACATTTGAAAACGGTAAAATCCATTGCCGCAGCAAGCTATATTTTGGCCGACAAACAAACGGGATGTGCGGTCTCCACTCTAAAAGAGGCAGAAACGTTTGCTGCACAAGGTTACACCAATATCACCTATGCGGTGGGGATCACAGAAGATAAGTTACAGCGCGTTTTAGCCCTTATCAACCAAGGTGTCAATCTAACCATATTGCTAGACAGCATGGAACAAGCCATGTTTGTCTCTCAATTTTGCTCGGAAAATGAATGTAAGATTCCTTGCTTGATAGAAATAGACTGCGACGGACATCGCGCAGGACTTAGCCCTAAAAACAAAGAAATCGTGACAATCGCAACCATACTGGAAAGCGGAGGTTTATATCGAGGGTTACTAACGCACGCCGGCGGTTCATACACGTGTAACACAACTGAGCAACTAATACAGTTTGCAGAGAAAGAGCGCTCGGCTGTTGTGGCTGCCGCATCCATGCTGGAAGAGGCAGGAATTACCACAACAGTGCTGAGTATTGGCTCTACCCCAACGGCACTGTCAACGCAAAACCTCGATGGGATAACAGAAGTACGAGCTGGGGTCTATACATTCTTCGACCTTGTTATGGCTGGTATCGGCATATGTGACATCGAAGATATTGCACTTAGCGTGCTAACACGTGTCACTGGTATCAAGCGTAGTGAAAATAAGCTCTTTATAGATGCAGGCTGGATGGCGCTTTCAAGAGACAGAGGTACCGCGAGTCAAGCGTTTGATTGTGGCTATGGCCTCGTTTGTGACCAAGAAGGTAATTTGTTGCCTGGACTCAAAGTAACCTCAGCAAATCAAGAGCATGGCATTATTGAATGTGAACCGGGCTTTACCTTACCAGACATGAAACATGGTGACCTACTACGTATTTTACCGAATCATGCATGTGCAACAGCCGCTCAGCACTCGGGCTATCATGTGTTAAGTCATGATGACATCGAGTTTTGGCCAAGATTTGGGGGTGGTGACACTCCCTTGCTTACAACGCTCTTTTGGTGCACTGCTCTCTTGAGACCTCAATAA